The Vicia villosa cultivar HV-30 ecotype Madison, WI linkage group LG1, Vvil1.0, whole genome shotgun sequence genome includes a region encoding these proteins:
- the LOC131636421 gene encoding probable inactive poly [ADP-ribose] polymerase SRO2 encodes MERPIRYLPERSPHDCAGDDESAVSDCESVASGGHVSERHVRKTDGDDMNLLRTRFVCGLSTQGLKADVVSIQRNPCSSIMAQARIQSFQIFARAVAKLRGGNANVKHVWYGASSREEIGDIIQHGFGHAHSQGLRFSPIDLPLESVKSSVVDKDGLRHLLLCRVILGKMEVVPAGSEQCRPSSEEYDSGVDSFSSPKEYIVWSNMINTHVLPEYVLSFKLASNRGHERVGVGGHSMRPSSPWMPFSVLISELSKMLRPSDIVFIVKLHKEYREKKISRHELTQKVRLIVGDKLLLSVIKSFRAKKMPASFKQTGQPAAWME; translated from the exons ATGGAGCGACCAATTCGATATTTACCAGAGAGATCACCGCACGATTGCGCCGGCGATGACGAATCGGCGGTTTCCGATTGCGAGAGTGTTGCTTCCGGCGGCCACGTTTCGGAGAGGCATGTTCGGAAAACGGATGGTGATGATATGAACCTACTTCGGACTAGATTCGTTTGCGGGTTGAGCACGCAAGGATTGAAAGCCGATGTGGTGTCGATTCAGAGGAATCCTTGTTCATCTATAATGGCACAGGCGAGAATTCAATCGTTTCAGATCTTCGCACGTGCGGTGGCGAAACTGCGCGGCGGAAATGCGAACGTGAAGCATGTTTGGTATGGGGCTTCTAGTAGGGAAGAGATTGGGGATATTATTCAACACGGTTTTGGTCATGCTCATAGTCAGGGTTTGCGTTTTTCTCCCATTGATTTGCCTCTTGAAAG TGTGAAAAGTTCTGTTGTTGATAAAGACGGTTTGAGGCACTTGTTGCTGTGTcgtgtgattcttggaaagatgGAGGTTGTGCCAGCGGGTTCTGAACAATGCCGACCGAGTTCTGAAGAGTATGATTCTGGGGTGGATAGTTTTTCATCTCCCAAAGAGTACATTGTTTGGAGTAACATGATCAACACGCATGTGTTGCCTGAATATGTTTTGAGTTTCAAACTTGCTTCCAACAGAG GACATGAGAGGGTTGGAGTTGGTGGGCATTCTATGAGACCGTCTTCGCCTTGGATGCCATTCTCGGTCCTAATTTCCGAGCTTTCCAAGATGTTGCGTCCGTCTGATATTGTTTTCATTGTCAAGCTTCACAAAGAGTATAGA GAAAAGAAGATTTCGCGACATGAATTGACACAAAAGGTTAGACTAATTGTGGGAGACAAGTTGCTGCTTTCTGTTATCAAATCTTTCAGAGCAAAG AAAATGCCTGCAAGCTTTAAGCAAACCGGACAGCCAGCAGCGTGGATGGAATAA